A single genomic interval of Candidatus Anstonellales archaeon harbors:
- a CDS encoding glycosyltransferase family 39 protein, producing MKGNVHYFIFFLAFVLSLGLRLYTLYTTEPWWDENLYTVRPYNFFNSDHISTIDQSPLYFYMADLVYKIFGLSILSSRFLSLVYGLLSIPLLYLLIKEFSSPTQAILSSLFLSFSGFHISYTIGDMGLTCSFFILLFLYFSVKLIKTTEPKYLFLSSLTLGIATLIKSYALAFGFVSAAFLVWRIYKSKVQNQTFALEPKNMILSAILLILLISPLLIYNFLLFNEKGQMDIIFTRFFRLDPGIYEGLGMPEFDIGVLPEHFSRVVIEHLFKYDPAILLAGTIGLGVLLIRRPTHFHMLLASCFVFPFIFLLASTGLPKNFTVFAPLLSFFASEAVLASERAISRFIKSPLVLPSISLLIVIFSVYVIVLNYERSHPTLELREEIEKHSPQNTLYIADTRIYRGKIAWALMDRHYLETAELNYFPQLRDPNNYVLAKMVLIECVPGDCGWGESKADKTLYEKEINSLKSNLALVREIKKEETPYYRIYVGTARLEPYSLLAIDYLHVFYFYPVGWKDKRLAWDNYNTDNPLHQLGRLVLYLSLLSAVSLSGLFIWLFLREANPKNLSPLNKL from the coding sequence ATGAAAGGAAACGTTCACTATTTCATCTTTTTTCTTGCCTTCGTTCTCTCCCTTGGCCTTCGCCTTTATACACTTTATACTACTGAGCCTTGGTGGGACGAAAATCTCTATACTGTGCGTCCTTACAATTTCTTTAATTCCGATCACATCTCTACAATTGACCAATCACCGCTTTATTTTTATATGGCCGACTTGGTCTATAAAATTTTTGGGCTTTCCATTCTTTCTTCCAGATTTCTTTCATTGGTATACGGCCTTCTATCAATCCCACTTCTCTATCTTTTAATAAAGGAGTTTTCATCCCCCACTCAGGCCATTCTTTCATCGCTCTTTCTCTCATTTTCAGGGTTTCATATTTCGTATACAATAGGCGATATGGGACTTACATGCAGTTTTTTCATCCTGCTTTTCCTCTATTTCTCCGTGAAGCTGATAAAAACCACAGAACCCAAATATCTTTTTCTTTCATCTCTAACTCTGGGAATTGCTACTCTGATAAAGTCATATGCGCTAGCATTTGGTTTTGTATCTGCAGCTTTTCTAGTTTGGCGGATATACAAAAGCAAAGTCCAAAACCAGACCTTCGCTCTTGAACCAAAAAATATGATTCTATCTGCGATTTTGTTAATTCTCCTAATATCCCCTCTCCTAATATACAACTTTCTTCTGTTCAACGAGAAGGGACAAATGGATATAATCTTTACAAGATTCTTTCGACTTGACCCGGGTATCTATGAGGGCCTTGGCATGCCGGAGTTTGACATTGGGGTTTTACCAGAGCACTTTTCAAGAGTAGTCATTGAACACCTCTTCAAATACGACCCTGCAATCCTATTAGCAGGAACTATAGGTCTCGGAGTATTGCTCATCCGTAGGCCAACTCATTTTCACATGCTTTTGGCTTCTTGCTTTGTTTTTCCCTTCATATTTCTTCTGGCGTCGACCGGCCTTCCAAAAAATTTTACGGTTTTTGCTCCGCTTCTTTCCTTTTTTGCCTCCGAAGCAGTGTTAGCTTCTGAGCGTGCCATTTCTCGGTTTATCAAATCGCCGCTAGTTCTCCCCTCCATCTCTCTTTTGATTGTGATCTTTTCCGTTTACGTAATAGTGCTTAATTATGAAAGGTCGCATCCGACACTAGAACTTAGAGAAGAAATTGAAAAGCATTCCCCTCAAAATACTCTTTATATTGCAGATACTCGTATATACAGAGGAAAAATAGCATGGGCTCTGATGGATCGTCACTATCTTGAGACAGCAGAGCTTAATTATTTTCCCCAGCTTCGCGACCCAAATAATTATGTACTTGCAAAAATGGTTCTTATAGAGTGCGTACCGGGAGATTGTGGATGGGGAGAAAGCAAGGCCGATAAAACTCTCTATGAAAAAGAAATAAACAGCTTAAAAAGCAACCTTGCTCTTGTTAGAGAGATAAAAAAGGAAGAGACGCCCTATTACCGCATTTACGTTGGAACAGCAAGATTAGAACCTTATTCGCTTCTTGCAATTGACTATCTACATGTCTTCTATTTCTATCCTGTGGGGTGGAAAGATAAGCGCTTAGCCTGGGATAACTACAATACAGACAACCCTCTCCATCAACTTGGAAGGCTTGTGCTGTACCTATCGCTCTTATCTGCGGTGTCTCTTTCTGGTCTTTTTATCTGGCTTTTTTTAAGAGAGGCAAACCCAAAAAATCTTTCCCCTCTTAATAAACTTTAA
- a CDS encoding ADP-dependent glucokinase/phosphofructokinase: protein MQQFVEAVACAKAAFPKNSFFAFNVCLDAILHTSTSKILNLPFVKKNTRLSLDIRSGIQREVKIGKRELLCLQNAFPNPTLKIGGQAGQAAELASSLGTRCNIICACSSKHLFSFFSNPKLIYALCGKSAVRADKLKNQLQRFPIHYILEYCVRPDVRNRIIFSYDPCPIISSKSLHTGAQHFSHLFVGGFHLMSSAHEAMEACNFLKSLKAKNKKLKIFIELGDFQKKTVMEVIKKYAFPFAYCVGLNDEELFQLTYTHGIGAINKLPKSVVKILYHTPFTSFTFPKEQGDDLALLFARIVCSYKAKYGKNPTWTALFKYAQKATSLKISHPAITVGLGDTFSCAYFLASA, encoded by the coding sequence ATGCAACAATTTGTTGAAGCCGTAGCATGCGCAAAGGCAGCATTTCCCAAAAACTCTTTCTTTGCCTTTAATGTCTGCTTAGATGCAATATTGCATACCAGCACAAGCAAAATACTAAACCTGCCCTTTGTCAAGAAAAATACTCGCCTCTCTCTTGATATTAGGTCAGGCATCCAGAGAGAGGTAAAAATAGGAAAACGAGAGCTTTTATGTCTTCAAAACGCCTTTCCCAACCCAACACTTAAAATAGGGGGACAAGCAGGTCAGGCCGCTGAGCTTGCATCTTCTCTGGGAACAAGATGCAACATAATCTGCGCATGTTCAAGCAAACACCTTTTTTCTTTTTTTTCTAATCCCAAACTCATATATGCTCTTTGTGGCAAATCGGCAGTGCGTGCAGATAAGCTAAAAAACCAGCTTCAAAGGTTTCCAATTCATTACATTCTCGAATATTGCGTGCGTCCAGATGTCAGAAATCGCATAATTTTCTCTTATGACCCTTGTCCTATTATTTCTTCAAAAAGCCTACACACAGGAGCTCAACATTTTTCACACCTTTTTGTTGGAGGGTTTCACCTTATGAGCTCTGCACATGAAGCGATGGAGGCATGCAATTTTCTTAAATCTCTAAAAGCCAAAAACAAGAAACTCAAAATCTTCATTGAACTTGGAGACTTTCAGAAAAAAACCGTTATGGAAGTAATAAAAAAGTATGCTTTTCCTTTTGCTTATTGCGTGGGTTTAAACGATGAAGAGCTTTTTCAGCTTACATACACACACGGTATCGGAGCAATAAATAAACTTCCAAAAAGCGTTGTAAAAATTCTTTATCACACCCCGTTTACCTCCTTTACATTTCCAAAAGAACAGGGAGACGATTTGGCTCTTCTTTTTGCAAGAATCGTTTGCTCATACAAAGCAAAATATGGCAAAAACCCAACTTGGACAGCTCTCTTTAAATACGCACAAAAAGCGACGTCGCTTAAAATCTCACATCCAGCCATAACTGTTGGTCTTGGAGACACCTTTTCTTGCGCCTATTTTCTTGCTTCCGCCTAA
- a CDS encoding S16 family serine protease, translating to MKIKDLVTLFFLFLLLYPHCPEGSSRVIVPAVLGDSEKGGLAEFTVQIKNGSGKVYTAVSPKVDVTVQLSEEIASFVGFKYLNLSQEECDVFFTIKEEELGANSINGMSGGAGMALGVIAAATNRTIGKGIAITGTIEPDGSIGSVSGIIEKAEAARRGGLVYLIAPKRSFFETLLFSTVNTSIRIIEAANIDEVVQIALFGKIEKNESRLNVERLPVNISENDIGKRRDAVKLLAKEMLVENFDVELNEKTKEYFRIRKENAETLFEKGYYYSSANEAFLLWIDLEFLKLLEEGRDIAWSATRIEECLSKLESKSISPTEVNWEFYVGSKLRERWSKKKISDTLNKTPRVSEERGYLLRESLYSFGWCRVSNRLADMAISYEQSSSRIDENSFKQMAADKIYVAKNLVGKGGIVDEEALWRLENAEILYEDGEYLASIFDSTYVYAIHSARLEALKTAPEELEKKVLDFLKWEYNGTWAGAYASHGKYLYEADNKANLIIAYYSLRFASELEKATNEIERKILDLKKENLKNKNDRLEVEEKREGVEQSFYSKMREVLIIGAVLALAALLVMFLLLRFRKRKKGKRKI from the coding sequence ATGAAAATTAAGGATTTAGTAACCCTGTTTTTTCTCTTTCTTCTGCTTTATCCACATTGCCCGGAGGGTTCGTCGCGAGTTATTGTCCCTGCTGTTTTGGGGGATTCGGAGAAAGGAGGGCTTGCCGAATTCACGGTGCAAATCAAGAATGGAAGCGGGAAAGTTTATACTGCAGTAAGCCCAAAGGTAGATGTAACGGTTCAGCTGTCTGAAGAAATTGCAAGCTTTGTAGGTTTTAAATATCTGAATTTAAGCCAAGAGGAATGTGACGTCTTTTTCACAATTAAGGAAGAGGAGCTTGGAGCAAACTCAATAAATGGAATGTCTGGTGGTGCAGGAATGGCTCTTGGAGTTATAGCTGCTGCAACAAATAGGACTATCGGGAAGGGTATTGCAATAACAGGGACAATTGAGCCAGACGGTAGCATTGGTTCAGTGAGTGGGATTATTGAAAAAGCAGAGGCCGCACGGAGGGGGGGACTGGTGTACCTCATTGCCCCCAAGAGAAGTTTTTTTGAGACACTATTATTTAGTACCGTGAATACGAGTATACGAATTATTGAAGCGGCTAATATAGATGAGGTAGTCCAGATAGCACTATTTGGAAAAATAGAGAAAAACGAGAGTAGGCTGAACGTAGAACGATTACCAGTAAACATCAGCGAAAACGATATAGGTAAGAGAAGGGATGCCGTCAAACTGCTTGCAAAGGAGATGCTGGTCGAGAATTTTGACGTCGAACTAAATGAGAAGACAAAAGAATATTTCAGGATAAGAAAAGAAAATGCGGAGACTCTCTTTGAAAAAGGTTATTATTACAGCTCTGCAAATGAGGCCTTTTTATTATGGATCGACCTAGAGTTTCTAAAACTTCTTGAAGAAGGGAGGGACATTGCATGGAGTGCGACTCGTATTGAGGAGTGCTTATCCAAGCTTGAATCAAAGAGCATCTCTCCAACTGAGGTTAACTGGGAGTTTTATGTGGGATCCAAACTTCGTGAGCGATGGAGCAAAAAAAAGATTTCTGACACATTAAATAAAACACCGCGAGTTTCAGAGGAAAGGGGCTATCTTTTGAGAGAGTCGCTTTACTCATTTGGATGGTGCAGAGTATCAAATAGGCTCGCTGATATGGCAATTAGCTATGAACAAAGTAGTAGTAGAATAGACGAAAACAGCTTTAAGCAGATGGCAGCTGATAAGATTTATGTAGCAAAAAACCTAGTTGGAAAAGGAGGGATAGTAGATGAAGAAGCTCTATGGAGACTGGAAAATGCTGAAATACTTTATGAAGATGGAGAATACCTGGCATCCATTTTTGATTCTACTTATGTATATGCCATACACAGTGCACGTCTAGAAGCATTAAAGACTGCTCCTGAGGAACTTGAAAAGAAGGTGCTTGATTTTCTGAAATGGGAGTATAATGGAACATGGGCAGGTGCATACGCTTCTCATGGAAAATATCTCTACGAAGCGGACAATAAGGCAAACCTTATTATTGCTTATTACTCTCTTAGGTTTGCATCTGAGCTTGAGAAAGCTACCAATGAGATTGAGAGAAAAATTTTGGACTTGAAAAAAGAAAATTTGAAAAATAAAAATGATAGGCTAGAGGTAGAAGAAAAGAGGGAGGGGGTAGAACAAAGTTTTTATAGCAAAATGCGCGAAGTCCTGATTATAGGTGCCGTTTTGGCTTTAGCGGCATTGTTGGTCATGTTCCTTCTGTTAAGATTCAGAAAGAGGAAAAAAGGGAAGAGAAAGATTTAG
- the prf1 gene encoding peptide chain release factor aRF-1, with amino-acid sequence MEDSGKAVFKLKKFLKELSSYSGGSTELISVYIPPSYPIFEMSNKLKNEAGQASNIKSKSTRKNVQDALEKIIGYLKIFRETPKNGLVIFCGNVSDNPAKTDIKLFSLEPPEPLNIQLYRCDSKFFLEPLQNLLEVKDTYGIVVMDGREATLATVRGTNIQILKRLNSTAHAKIRKGGQSARRFERLIEESIERYYKRVGEAMDQYFLSGIKGVIIGGPGPTKEFFYKEKPFNYQIKILGVVDTGYTDEYGIREVLSKSEEILENQELISEKKLIDSFMKEVAHGGLAIYGEPDVRKALEAKAVSLLLLSEGLSYLRARFVSNSKEELFFNLKNEQELKAKEAELSALGFTLAESKPLIDDFMEIAEKNNIEVKLISKETDEGLQFLQSFYGIGAFLRYKR; translated from the coding sequence ATGGAAGACAGCGGAAAGGCAGTATTTAAGCTAAAAAAATTCCTCAAAGAGCTTTCCTCCTATTCTGGAGGCTCAACTGAGCTTATTTCTGTTTATATCCCTCCCTCCTATCCCATTTTTGAGATGTCAAACAAATTGAAAAATGAGGCCGGTCAAGCTTCAAACATAAAGAGCAAATCCACGCGCAAGAACGTCCAGGACGCACTTGAAAAAATAATAGGCTATCTAAAAATTTTTAGAGAAACGCCAAAAAACGGGCTTGTTATATTCTGCGGCAACGTATCTGATAATCCAGCCAAAACCGACATAAAGTTATTCTCTCTTGAGCCCCCAGAGCCGCTCAATATACAGCTTTACAGGTGCGACTCTAAGTTCTTTTTGGAGCCTCTCCAAAATCTACTTGAGGTCAAAGACACCTATGGAATCGTCGTTATGGACGGAAGAGAGGCAACACTTGCAACTGTTCGTGGTACAAATATACAGATTCTCAAGCGACTAAACTCCACAGCGCACGCCAAAATCAGAAAAGGAGGGCAGTCTGCAAGAAGATTCGAGCGCCTCATAGAAGAATCAATAGAAAGATACTACAAGCGTGTCGGAGAAGCAATGGACCAATATTTTCTTTCCGGAATAAAAGGAGTGATAATCGGAGGTCCAGGGCCCACAAAAGAGTTCTTCTATAAAGAAAAGCCATTTAACTACCAGATAAAGATACTTGGAGTGGTCGATACTGGCTACACAGACGAATACGGAATTCGCGAGGTTCTTTCAAAAAGCGAGGAAATTCTTGAAAACCAAGAACTCATCTCTGAAAAGAAACTGATTGACTCATTTATGAAAGAGGTTGCCCACGGCGGACTTGCAATTTATGGCGAACCAGATGTAAGAAAAGCATTGGAAGCGAAGGCAGTATCTCTCTTATTACTTTCAGAAGGGCTTTCTTATCTGCGTGCTAGGTTTGTCAGTAACTCCAAAGAGGAGCTGTTCTTCAATCTGAAAAACGAGCAGGAGCTAAAAGCGAAGGAGGCAGAACTCTCCGCTTTGGGTTTTACTCTGGCAGAATCAAAGCCACTTATTGACGACTTTATGGAAATAGCAGAAAAAAACAATATAGAAGTAAAACTCATCTCCAAGGAGACAGATGAAGGCTTACAGTTTTTGCAATCGTTTTATGGAATAGGCGCATTTTTAAGATACAAACGCTAA
- a CDS encoding carbonic anhydrase, with amino-acid sequence MQRDLTRFLEINKGPLADKEKRNIPANVVAPLTLQHNPFVLKLLEGNKRFCADQGNVKVPAEKRESLALGQKPFASILCCSDSRVSPEIIFDCSLGEIFVVRNAGNVVDISTLASLEYAAEHLGVSLILVLGHEKCGAVIAAASFNEKQHNSKSIEQLLTKIGSLTKDSKIHDPEDLCIKNILNSVSEIRKSNIISKLESDGKLIVLGAKYFISTGRVEIIGGIPSFK; translated from the coding sequence ATGCAACGAGACTTGACAAGATTCCTTGAAATAAATAAGGGCCCATTGGCTGACAAAGAAAAGCGGAACATTCCTGCCAACGTGGTGGCACCACTGACTCTTCAACATAACCCATTTGTTTTAAAACTACTTGAAGGAAATAAGAGGTTCTGTGCAGACCAAGGCAACGTCAAAGTTCCTGCGGAAAAACGGGAATCCTTGGCTCTTGGTCAGAAACCGTTTGCCTCGATCCTCTGCTGTTCAGATTCTCGCGTAAGCCCAGAAATCATATTTGACTGCTCGCTTGGCGAGATTTTTGTCGTAAGAAACGCCGGCAATGTTGTAGACATAAGTACTCTTGCCTCGTTGGAATACGCCGCAGAGCACCTTGGGGTCTCACTCATACTTGTTCTGGGACACGAGAAATGCGGTGCAGTGATAGCTGCCGCCTCTTTTAACGAAAAGCAACACAACAGCAAAAGCATAGAGCAACTCTTAACCAAAATAGGGTCATTAACCAAAGATTCAAAAATTCATGACCCAGAAGACTTATGCATCAAAAACATCCTAAACTCTGTATCTGAAATCCGAAAAAGCAACATAATCTCGAAGCTTGAATCAGACGGCAAGCTAATAGTCCTTGGAGCAAAATACTTCATATCAACTGGCAGAGTAGAGATAATAGGAGGCATCCCTTCTTTTAAATAA
- a CDS encoding argininosuccinate synthase: MQSDLLERIRKSFELEYKDIKRCAIAYSGGIDSTAMALILQDLGIEIVTVSLDLGQNLKKARQTAPLVCEKNLFFDAKEDLLANIKKGVWANTLHEGFINSEGLSRPIIAKYLVKAAEMEGCDAVVHGSSGSGNDQFRMENSIRVLAPHLRIIAPVRDWNLSREDSVEYVKKKNVGIKLGKQPPFSIDENLWCRTIRYGLLSSPSFRVPEQAYNWTKSPQECPSSSTRLIIDFKHGFPDRLRILPDKKYYKNSDVFLALNKVGGKNGIGRYNSVQDNLIGLKSHKVFECPAATIITMAHKELERLTLTSKELELKNYLDHVWSRLVYDGGWYTRLRHALEGFISYTQNAVTGTVELSICRGTIELVEMSSSYALYDPRLSSRAKNALFDQRDSRGFAKLWGLQDIIAYRMDASKLFEKEKLF; the protein is encoded by the coding sequence GTGCAATCCGATTTACTTGAGCGCATAAGAAAGAGCTTTGAACTGGAATATAAAGATATAAAAAGGTGCGCGATTGCCTACTCTGGTGGAATTGATTCTACAGCAATGGCCCTTATCCTTCAAGACCTGGGCATAGAAATCGTAACCGTGAGTCTTGACCTGGGCCAAAACCTCAAAAAAGCCCGCCAAACGGCCCCTCTTGTGTGTGAAAAAAATCTCTTTTTTGATGCAAAAGAGGATCTTTTAGCTAACATAAAAAAGGGAGTGTGGGCAAACACTCTTCACGAGGGATTCATCAACAGCGAGGGACTTAGCCGGCCAATCATTGCAAAATATCTAGTCAAAGCAGCCGAAATGGAAGGGTGCGATGCAGTCGTGCATGGTTCAAGCGGAAGCGGAAACGACCAATTTAGGATGGAAAACTCAATACGCGTGCTTGCGCCACATCTTCGAATAATTGCCCCTGTGCGAGATTGGAACCTTTCAAGAGAAGATTCAGTTGAATATGTAAAAAAGAAAAATGTCGGGATAAAATTAGGCAAGCAACCTCCATTTTCCATTGATGAAAACCTTTGGTGCCGGACAATAAGATACGGGTTGCTGTCATCTCCTTCCTTTCGCGTTCCAGAACAAGCATATAACTGGACAAAAAGCCCTCAGGAGTGTCCTTCATCCTCCACGAGGCTTATTATTGATTTCAAACACGGTTTTCCTGATAGGCTCAGAATCCTGCCAGACAAGAAATATTACAAAAACAGCGACGTTTTTTTGGCTCTAAATAAGGTAGGCGGCAAAAACGGAATAGGCAGATACAACTCTGTCCAAGATAATCTAATAGGCCTGAAATCCCACAAGGTTTTTGAGTGTCCTGCAGCTACTATCATAACTATGGCTCACAAGGAACTTGAACGCCTTACTCTAACCTCAAAGGAACTTGAGCTTAAAAATTATCTTGACCACGTCTGGTCACGTTTAGTTTATGATGGCGGCTGGTACACAAGACTGCGCCACGCTCTTGAAGGCTTTATCTCCTACACTCAAAATGCAGTTACCGGCACAGTAGAGCTTTCAATCTGCAGGGGCACTATTGAGCTTGTGGAAATGAGCTCTAGCTATGCCCTATATGACCCAAGGCTTTCGTCCAGAGCCAAAAACGCGCTTTTTGACCAGCGAGATTCACGAGGATTTGCAAAACTTTGGGGGCTTCAAGATATAATTGCCTACAGAATGGATGCCTCAAAACTTTTTGAAAAAGAGAAACTATTTTAA
- a CDS encoding S-layer protein, producing MKGINVRKIAALASGVALLGASVSVAQVMYGNTELVDVNGQPLVKVVVGANAAASDGVAAANIAARIANLAYKSSTLTAEVKGTATCSVGGVTGGGTGGGTCAVTNKKANLEVTLPGVAGGAYQFTTLIADYIDRSPGNRNKTSSDDTYSATVDTSSLFSSLYGDANDTSKIRSTQDVYKISGDVFPAFSPVTLTDTAGGGATYTETQALWVHGETDFSPTLDQVVGKFKGIGYSVKFDSGDYGIVVCSGTNYDTTTNNYASCSSTDSEHIDTHKLEIQFLGQSWVLSEVSVPSGTLDSATSTLFGGSIKLAKASQSGIINVGDELDAGSVKVRLSDISVASGASNLHPAIVDILDANGAVLKQTTINEGSTYTYTAPDGSTVRIKVYKTAPGFTLNAKWADMAILTDELSLKSGERVSTEPSNPNYPWYVYLRWKNKGWTSGLPTGGGTADTLREIILYNGETYSDITAGSGIDIIGKPASYQLMYDGLSLSGTDYDRLKFAIVDSSDIGLVSPGLPSSTVTSNTSCTGATSLSGEKLVKVESQQSNAFKIPGSGGEYVKQFYVRYRPLVNGSGITPAVSVYYKPSNAGCYYWQGKLGDENTTANTTASGAVEYDVAGTGTAQGYLSFLGKPVSSGNLSIYLQEDVGKVNTVTQKHGAFVFDVSGRSNGSFTFTAPNGDNTDAIYYTSPKDSSIDLDPVTRYYDAPVISERGSKFVSLSSDEVIFDVAKKVAEAKYVLKSSGVETANVLKRSLGEGETLEVSGGIKIKVASITETVGSCVAGAVGGATPECTVDSSGVSAVIMPNNAASVEVTEPYRLSSDLVVLDSAAAGVGKKISVGGPLVNTVTREALGNTVDFTTTSVVVKEVGDTIVVAGYTAADTVTAAQQFIAGIRKL from the coding sequence GTGAAAGGCATAAATGTGAGGAAAATCGCAGCCCTCGCATCGGGAGTAGCCCTCCTTGGAGCCTCGGTTTCAGTTGCTCAAGTAATGTATGGCAACACCGAGCTTGTAGATGTTAATGGGCAACCCCTTGTGAAGGTTGTGGTTGGCGCGAATGCAGCAGCTTCAGATGGAGTCGCTGCGGCAAACATCGCTGCAAGAATTGCAAACCTCGCCTATAAGAGCTCAACTCTTACAGCTGAGGTTAAAGGTACAGCGACCTGTTCTGTTGGCGGTGTAACCGGAGGCGGAACAGGAGGAGGTACGTGCGCCGTTACAAACAAAAAGGCAAACTTGGAGGTGACACTGCCGGGAGTTGCCGGTGGGGCGTATCAGTTTACAACACTGATTGCAGACTATATTGATAGAAGTCCTGGAAACAGAAATAAGACTTCTTCAGATGACACCTATTCTGCAACAGTTGATACGTCATCTCTCTTCTCAAGCCTATACGGCGACGCTAATGACACCAGTAAGATAAGAAGCACACAGGATGTATACAAGATAAGCGGGGATGTTTTCCCAGCCTTCTCACCAGTGACTCTGACTGACACAGCAGGAGGAGGCGCGACATACACAGAGACACAGGCTCTCTGGGTTCATGGTGAGACAGACTTCAGCCCAACTCTTGACCAAGTAGTTGGAAAGTTTAAGGGAATCGGCTACAGCGTAAAATTTGATTCAGGAGACTACGGAATAGTGGTCTGTTCAGGCACAAATTACGACACCACGACAAACAATTATGCAAGCTGTTCCTCAACAGACAGCGAGCACATAGACACCCACAAGCTGGAGATACAGTTCCTTGGCCAGAGCTGGGTTTTATCGGAAGTCTCAGTTCCAAGCGGCACTCTTGACTCAGCCACTTCAACGTTGTTTGGTGGTTCAATTAAACTTGCAAAAGCTTCCCAGTCAGGAATCATCAACGTTGGAGACGAGCTTGATGCCGGAAGCGTCAAGGTAAGGCTCTCAGACATATCGGTTGCATCAGGCGCAAGCAACCTCCATCCTGCAATCGTTGACATACTGGATGCAAATGGTGCTGTGCTTAAGCAAACCACAATAAACGAAGGAAGCACATACACATACACTGCACCAGACGGCTCAACTGTCAGGATAAAGGTGTACAAAACAGCCCCGGGATTCACCCTTAACGCCAAGTGGGCAGACATGGCAATACTAACAGACGAGCTGTCCCTTAAAAGTGGCGAGAGGGTTTCAACTGAACCGTCTAATCCTAACTACCCATGGTATGTATACCTAAGATGGAAGAACAAGGGCTGGACAAGTGGACTTCCAACAGGAGGAGGCACCGCTGACACCTTGAGAGAGATAATTCTCTATAATGGCGAGACTTACTCTGACATTACTGCAGGGTCAGGTATTGACATTATAGGGAAGCCAGCGTCCTATCAGCTGATGTATGATGGGCTTTCGTTGTCAGGAACTGACTATGACAGGCTGAAATTTGCAATCGTTGACAGCTCTGATATCGGGCTTGTTTCACCCGGACTTCCGAGCTCCACTGTCACATCAAACACTTCATGCACAGGTGCAACATCTCTATCAGGAGAAAAGCTTGTCAAGGTTGAGTCTCAGCAGTCCAATGCCTTCAAGATACCAGGCTCAGGAGGCGAATACGTAAAGCAGTTCTACGTTCGGTACAGACCCCTCGTTAACGGGTCGGGGATAACTCCCGCGGTATCGGTATATTACAAGCCATCTAACGCAGGCTGCTATTACTGGCAAGGGAAACTAGGTGATGAAAACACCACCGCCAACACGACAGCCTCAGGTGCTGTTGAGTACGATGTTGCAGGCACAGGAACAGCTCAAGGATATCTCAGCTTCTTGGGTAAGCCAGTATCTTCCGGAAACCTCTCTATCTATCTGCAGGAGGATGTAGGAAAGGTAAACACAGTAACCCAAAAACACGGTGCCTTTGTCTTCGATGTATCTGGAAGGTCAAACGGCAGCTTCACATTCACGGCGCCCAACGGTGACAACACAGACGCAATCTATTACACCAGTCCAAAGGATTCAAGCATCGACCTTGACCCAGTCACAAGGTACTATGATGCGCCAGTCATTTCAGAGAGGGGTTCAAAGTTTGTCTCTCTCAGCTCTGACGAAGTCATCTTTGACGTTGCAAAGAAGGTGGCAGAGGCAAAGTACGTGCTTAAGAGCAGTGGTGTTGAGACAGCCAATGTTCTTAAGAGGTCTCTTGGCGAAGGCGAAACCTTGGAGGTATCGGGAGGCATAAAGATTAAGGTAGCATCAATTACAGAGACAGTCGGCTCTTGTGTTGCCGGTGCAGTTGGAGGCGCAACACCTGAATGCACGGTAGACTCCAGCGGAGTGTCTGCTGTAATTATGCCAAACAATGCTGCCTCAGTTGAAGTCACAGAACCTTATAGGCTTTCAAGCGACCTTGTTGTCCTTGACAGCGCAGCTGCAGGAGTCGGCAAGAAGATTTCTGTAGGTGGCCCGCTTGTCAACACCGTAACAAGAGAGGCGCTTGGAAACACTGTTGACTTTACCACGACCTCCGTGGTTGTCAAGGAAGTTGGCGACACGATTGTCGTTGCAGGTTATACTGCAGCTGACACCGTGACAGCAGCCCAACAGTTTATAGCTGGAATAAGAAAGCTGTAA